In one window of Gossypium hirsutum isolate 1008001.06 chromosome A01, Gossypium_hirsutum_v2.1, whole genome shotgun sequence DNA:
- the LOC121206215 gene encoding protein transport protein SFT2 isoform X3, which yields MRAWFSGGSSGNDEEQGKEGSSLLSDWNSYAASKEAEEGTTTVFGFDLESAARSANDTVTGTFNVVSKGVRDLPGNLQSATSSVPSGKAFIYFGLFLAAGVFFVFIAFTMFLPVMVLLPQKFAICFTLGCGFIIGSFFALRGPKNQLAHMSSKERLPFALGFIGSMVGTMYVSMVLHSYILSVLFSVVQVLALAYYAVSYFPGGSAGLKFLTSALASSVSRCFGR from the exons atgcgAGCTTGGTTCTCAGGCGGCAGTAGTGGGAATGATGAGGAGCAGGGAAAAGAAGGGTCATCTCTTTTATCAGATTGGAACTCATATGCTGCTTCAAAAGAAGCAGAAGAGGGAACTACAACTGTGTTTGGGTTTGATCTTGAGTCTGCTGCGAGGTCTGCCAATGATACTGTCACTGGTACCTTCAATGT TGTTTCAAAAGGGGTGAGAGATCTCCCTGGGAATCTCCAATCTGCCACAAGTAGTGTCCCTTCAGGAAAAGCATTCATCTACTTTGGTTTATTTCTGGCAGCTGGGGTCTTTTTTGTTTTCATTGCTTTTACCATGTTTCTTCCAGTCATGGTGCTCTTGCCCCAAAAATTTGCAATCTGCTTTACCCTTGGATGTGGCTTTATCATTGGATCATTCTTTGCTCTCAGAGGCCCAAAGAATCAGTTGGCCCACATGTCATCGAAAGAG AGGCTTCCTTTTGCATTAGGATTTATTGGAAGTATGGTGGGCACCATGTATGTTTCCATGGTGCTTCATAGCTACATTCTTTCTGTGCTTTTTTCTGTTGTTCAG GTCCTTGCACTTGCATACTATGCTGTTTCTTACTTCCCTGGTGGGTCTGCTGGGCTCAAATTTCTCACCTCTGCTCTTGCCTCTTCAGTGTCAAGATGTTTTGGGAGGTGA
- the LOC107922094 gene encoding leucine-rich repeat receptor-like serine/threonine-protein kinase RGI4, producing MPATPRNLLLSSNIFSFTLLLSINTLFFYRCYSIDEQGQALLTWKNSLNSSGDALKSWSSLDATPCRWFGIHCNSQVEVVEIRLKAIELQGSLPSNLQSLKSLKTLVLSSTNLTGTIPKELGDQYELSYVDLSGNSLTGEIPLEICRLSKLETLSLNSNFLEGEVPSGIGNLSSLVYLTLYDNQLSGEIPKSIGDLRKLQVFRAGGNKNLKGELPWEIGNCTSLVMFGLAETSISGSLPSSLGMLKRIQTIAIFTSLISGPIPEEIGNCSELQNLYLYQNSISGPIPSQVGQLSKLQGLLLWQNNLVGSIPDELGSCTELTMVDLSDNHLTGSIPRSIGKLLKLQELQFSVNQLSGTIPSEISNCIELTHLEIDNNAISGEIPVLIGNLKSLTLFFAWQNKLTGNIPDSLSQCQDLEAIDLSYNSLFGSIPKEIFGLRNLTKLLLLSNDLSGFIPPDIGNCTNLYRLRLNDNKLAGTVPSEIGKLKGLNFVDLSNNRLVGGIPPSINGIQNLEFLDLHSNGITGSLPDSLPTSLQYMDISDNRLIGPLTHGIGSLTQLTKLNLGRNQLSGRIPSEILACSKLQLLNLGDNGFFGEIPKELGQIPALEISLNLSCNQFSGEIPSEFSGLTKLAVLDLSHNKFSGKLDNLASLQNLVSLNVSFNDFSGELPNSPFFRKLPLSDLESNKDLYISNGVVTSADIENSRHVRPAVKLAMSILISGSAVLVLLAIYMLVRARFTNNGLMEDDNWEVTLYQKLDLSIDDIVHNLTSANVIGTGSSGVVYRVIIPNGETLAIKKMWSSEESGAFTSEIETLGSIRHRNIVRLLGWGSNRNLKLLFYNYLPSGSLSSLLHGAGKGGAEWEARYDVVLGVAHALAYLHHDCVPAILHGDVKAMNVLLGAGYEPFLADFGLARVIKSNEDDKFSKLSPRPHLAGSYGYMAPEHATMQRITEKSDVYSFGVVLLEVLTGRHPLDPTLPGGALQWVRDHLANKRNPSDILDPKLRGRADPAMHEMLQTLAVSCLCVSARPDDRPTMKDVVAMLKEIHHVETSRDISKGTSTAPQPQSPQPPTRTVVSQGSSNCSFAFSDDSILSSGGGFNL from the exons ATGCCTGCAACACCAAGGAATCTCCTGCTTTCCTCCAATATCTTCTCCTTCACCTTACTTCTCTCAATAAACACACTTTTTTTCTATCGTTGCTACTCGATTGATGAGCAGGGGCAGGCTCTTTTAACATGGAAGAACAGCTTAAACAGCAGCGGAGATGCACTCAAATCGTGGAGTTCATTAGATGCTACTCCATGCAGATGGTTTGGGATTCATTGCAACTCACAAGTCGAGGTAGTTGAGATAAGGTTGAAAGCAATAGAGTTGCAAGGCTCATTGCCTTCTAATTTGCAGTCTCTAAAATCCTTGAAGACCCTTGTGCTTTCATCAACCAATCTTACAGGCACAATCCCTAAGGAGCTCGGTGATCAGTATGAGCTAAGTTATGTTGACCTCAGTGGCAATTCTCTCACAGGTGAAATCCCCCTGGAAATTTGCAGACTGAGCAAATTGGAAACATTGTCTCTCAACTCAAACTTCCTTGAAGGTGAAGTTCCGTCAGGAATAGGGAATCTTTCCAGCCTTGTTTACCTGACACTCTATGACAATCAACTCAGCGGTGAAATTCCAAAGAGCATTGGAGACTTGAGAAAGCTACAAGTTTTTCGAGCAGGTGGAAATAAAAATCTTAAAGGGGAGCTGCCCTGGGAGATAGGGAACTGCACCAGCTTGGTTATGTTCGGCCTCGCTGAAACTAGCATTTCTGGCAGTCTTCCCTCATCATTAGGAATGCTGAAAAGAATTCAAACCATAGCCATTTTTACATCTTTGATATCAGGTCCTATACCAGAAGAGATTGGTAATTGCAGTGAGCTGCAAAATCTTTACCTGTATCAAAATTCTATATCCGGTCCAATCCCGAGTCAAGTCGGTCAGCTGAGCAAGCTTCAAGGTCTGCTATTGTGGCAGAATAACTTAGTTGGTAGTATCCCAGATGAACTTGGAAGCTGCACGGAGCTAACTATGGTGGATTTATCTGATAATCATCTGACAGGTAGCATACCAAGAAGCATTGGAAAACTTTTGAAGCTTCAAGAGCTTCAATTTAGTGTTAATCAGTTATCAGGTACAATTCCTTCTGAAATTTCAAATTGCATTGAGCTAACTCATCTGGAAATCGACAACAACGCCATCTCCGGTGAGATTCCTGTTCTCATTGGCAACCTTAAGAGTTTGACTCTATTCTTTGCCTGGCAAAATAAGCTGACTGGAAATATTCCAGATAGTCTTTCTCAGTGCCAGGATCTTGAGGCAATTGATCTATCCTACAATAGCCTATTTGGTTCAATCCCAAAAGAGATTTTTGGTTTGAGAAATCTCACCAAATTACTGCTACTTTCCAATGATTTATCTGGTTTTATTCCGCCAGATATAGGAAACTGCACCAATCTGTACAGGTTACGTTTGAATGACAATAAACTTGCAGGAACAGTTCCATCAGAGATAGGGAAGTTGAAGGGCTTGAATTTCGTTGACTTAAGCAACAATCGCCTTGTTGGAGGAATTCCTCCATCAATAAATGGAATTCAAAACCTTGAATTTCTTGACCTCCATTCAAATGGGATTACGGGTTCTTTGCCAGATTCTCTGCCTACTAGCCTACAATACATGGATATTTCAGACAACAGGCTTATAGGTCCTTTGACTCATGGTATTGGGTCCTTAACTCAATTGACCAAGCTTAATTTGGGAAGGAATCAACTTTCTGGAAGGATTCCATCTGAGATATTGGCCTGCAGTAAGCTCCAATTGTTGAACCTGGGTGACAATGGTTTCTTTGGTGAAATTCCAAAGGAACTAGGCCAGATTCCAGCACTTGAAATTTCTCTCAATCTTAGCTGCAACCAGTTTTCCGGTGAAATTCCCTCTGAGTTCTCTGGTCTTACTAAGCTAGCAGTACTTGACCTCTCTCACAACAAATTCTCTGGTAAGTTAGATAACCTCGCAAGCCTACAAAACCTTGTGTCTCTCAATGTCTCCTTCAATGACTTCTCTGGTGAACTTCCAAATTCCCCATTTTTCCGAAAGCTCCCATTGAGTGACCTTGAGTCAAACAAAGACCTCTATATTTCAAATGGTGTTGTAACTTCAGCTGATATTGAGAATTCAAGGCATGTTAGGCCAGCTGTGAAGCTAGCTATGTCTATCCTTATAAGTGGCAGTGCAGTTCTTGTACTACTGGCTATCTACATGTTAGTTCGTGCCCGGTTTACTAACAATGGCCTCATGGAGGATGATAATTGGGAAGTGACCCTGTACCAGAAGCTCGACTTATCAATTGATGATATCGTCCACAATTTAACTTCAGCTAATGTGATTGGCACTGGGAGCTCTGGGGTCGTATACAGGGTAATAATTCCAAATGGTGAAACCTTAGCAATTAAGAAGATGTGGTCATCAGAAGAGTCTGGTGCATTCACTTCTGAGATTGAGACGCTTGGCTCAATCAGGCACAGAAACATTGTTCGGCTTCTTGGTTGGGGTTCAAACAGGAATCTGAAACTGCTGTTTTACAATTATCTTCCAAGTGGAAGCTTGAGTTCACTCCTTCATGGTGCTGGAAAAGGAGGAGCTGAATGGGAAGCTAGATACGATGTTGTGCTGGGTGTGGCACATGCCCTTGCATACTTGCACCATGACTGTGTGCCTGCAATCTTGCACGGGGATGTGAAAGCTATGAATGTCTTATTAGGTGCTGGCTATGAGCCTTTCCTTGCTGACTTTGGGTTAGCTCGTGTTATTAAAAGCAATGAAGATGAtaaattttccaaattaagtCCAAGACCACACCTAGCAGGTTCTTATGGGTACATGGCTCCAG AACATGCAACAATGCAACGCATCACAGAGAAAAGTGATGTATACAGTTTTGGAGTAGTCCTCTTAGAGGTGCTAACTGGAAGGCATCCATTGGACCCAACATTGCCAGGGGGTGCACTTCAGTGGGTTCGGGACCATTTAGCAAACAAGCGGAACCCATCTGACATCCTGGATCCAAAGCTTAGAGGGAGGGCTGACCCTGCTATGCATGAAATGCTACAAACACTGGCTGTATCATGCCTGTGTGTCAGTGCCCGGCCTGACGATCGTCCAACGATGAAAGATGTTGTAGCAATGCTTAAAGAAATTCATCATGTTGAGACCTCGAGGGACATATCAAAGGGAACCTCAACAGCCCCTCAGCCTCAATCACCACAACCTCCTACTAGAACAGTAGTTTCTCAAGGATCTTCTAATTGTTCCTTTGCTTTTTCGGATGATTCAATCCTATCATCAGGCGGAGGTTTCAATTTGTAG
- the LOC121206215 gene encoding protein transport protein SFT2 isoform X2 — protein MRAWFSGGSSGNDEEQGKEGSSLLSDWNSYAASKEAEEGTTTVFGFDLESAARSANDTVTGTFNVVSKGVRDLPGNLQSATSSVPSGKAFIYFGLFLAAGVFFVFIAFTMFLPVMVLLPQKFAICFTLGCGFIIGSFFALRGPKNQLAHMSSKERLPFALGFIGSMVGTMYVSMVLHSYILSVLFSVVQVLALAYYAVSYFPGGSAGLKFLTSALASSVSRCFGRKQIGNVL, from the exons atgcgAGCTTGGTTCTCAGGCGGCAGTAGTGGGAATGATGAGGAGCAGGGAAAAGAAGGGTCATCTCTTTTATCAGATTGGAACTCATATGCTGCTTCAAAAGAAGCAGAAGAGGGAACTACAACTGTGTTTGGGTTTGATCTTGAGTCTGCTGCGAGGTCTGCCAATGATACTGTCACTGGTACCTTCAATGT TGTTTCAAAAGGGGTGAGAGATCTCCCTGGGAATCTCCAATCTGCCACAAGTAGTGTCCCTTCAGGAAAAGCATTCATCTACTTTGGTTTATTTCTGGCAGCTGGGGTCTTTTTTGTTTTCATTGCTTTTACCATGTTTCTTCCAGTCATGGTGCTCTTGCCCCAAAAATTTGCAATCTGCTTTACCCTTGGATGTGGCTTTATCATTGGATCATTCTTTGCTCTCAGAGGCCCAAAGAATCAGTTGGCCCACATGTCATCGAAAGAG AGGCTTCCTTTTGCATTAGGATTTATTGGAAGTATGGTGGGCACCATGTATGTTTCCATGGTGCTTCATAGCTACATTCTTTCTGTGCTTTTTTCTGTTGTTCAG GTCCTTGCACTTGCATACTATGCTGTTTCTTACTTCCCTGGTGGGTCTGCTGGGCTCAAATTTCTCACCTCTGCTCTTGCCTCTTCAGTGTCAAGATGTTTTGGGAG GAAGCAAATTGGCAATGTCCTATGA
- the LOC121206215 gene encoding protein transport protein SFT2 isoform X1: MRAWFSGGSSGNDEEQGKEGSSLLSDWNSYAASKEAEEGTTTVFGFDLESAARSANDTVTGTFNVVSKGVRDLPGNLQSATSSVPSGKAFIYFGLFLAAGVFFVFIAFTMFLPVMVLLPQKFAICFTLGCGFIIGSFFALRGPKNQLAHMSSKERLPFALGFIGSMVGTMYVSMVLHSYILSVLFSVVQVLALAYYAVSYFPGGSAGLKFLTSALASSVSRCFGSKLAMSYDP, from the exons atgcgAGCTTGGTTCTCAGGCGGCAGTAGTGGGAATGATGAGGAGCAGGGAAAAGAAGGGTCATCTCTTTTATCAGATTGGAACTCATATGCTGCTTCAAAAGAAGCAGAAGAGGGAACTACAACTGTGTTTGGGTTTGATCTTGAGTCTGCTGCGAGGTCTGCCAATGATACTGTCACTGGTACCTTCAATGT TGTTTCAAAAGGGGTGAGAGATCTCCCTGGGAATCTCCAATCTGCCACAAGTAGTGTCCCTTCAGGAAAAGCATTCATCTACTTTGGTTTATTTCTGGCAGCTGGGGTCTTTTTTGTTTTCATTGCTTTTACCATGTTTCTTCCAGTCATGGTGCTCTTGCCCCAAAAATTTGCAATCTGCTTTACCCTTGGATGTGGCTTTATCATTGGATCATTCTTTGCTCTCAGAGGCCCAAAGAATCAGTTGGCCCACATGTCATCGAAAGAG AGGCTTCCTTTTGCATTAGGATTTATTGGAAGTATGGTGGGCACCATGTATGTTTCCATGGTGCTTCATAGCTACATTCTTTCTGTGCTTTTTTCTGTTGTTCAG GTCCTTGCACTTGCATACTATGCTGTTTCTTACTTCCCTGGTGGGTCTGCTGGGCTCAAATTTCTCACCTCTGCTCTTGCCTCTTCAGTGTCAAGATGTTTTGGGAG CAAATTGGCAATGTCCTATGATCCATGA